The genomic DNA AACATTTAATATATCTAGTAGTCTGATttgaaacaataacatgttatacTCGCCATGTGCACGTAGGACCAATTTTTCCCCCAATGTCTAGACATTTTTAAACAAAGCTATGTACATGTTAGAAAGGCCAATGTCTGTTTAATATTTAACAGATGCattcatacactgatatattTAGCTCTTTATTTGAATAAGCACTTAGCAAAAAGCAGTTTacatttattgtttcgtatttccaaattaaacattagcatttatctttttttaataaccatttgacagtcaatatttgacatttttgcaTTTGGCaaattaatatacattgtataattaaaaattaaatataattttacacTGTCTATTTGGCATTTAGCAATTGGCAATTTAGCAATTGGCagttagcatggcgcaccggccttccatagctAAACGTCAAGTAAAACTGATGTTTAACTACATAAAATTAATTATGTAGATAATTGATTAATTTTAGTCACAGTCTTGTATGATGAACTACGCCAAAATCATTACCATCTTATATTAACCTTGCCTCGGCTAATTGAGTAATACAATTTCCTGCCTGGTTTCCGCTAGGCTGCCTTGTACGAAAACGATGTTAGTTATCAATCGACGACAACGCAACcaacaacatataaaaaaatcACTGTACAGAAGTTAATGAGAAAGAGAAAACAAGACACAAGTGACTACATGTTAGTGGAAtaaagtgaaaacattttttgGTCATGATTTGCTTTGATTTAAACTTGAAGAGCTTCAACGCATGTAACCGttgatttcaaagtatatatgagccgcgccatgagaaaaccaacatagtgcggataacagcatggatcctgactagacttgggtttctcatggtgcggctcatatgtaaaaATCACTTTCTTTCGATTCATTTACGTCAAAATTTTAAGTGCAAAATCTTGAATGTCATGGAATAAAGGAGCTGCATATGGACACTTACAGACGAGGGAATATGTTAAACCTATAATTGGAAATAAGTTAAAGATCcatgattttaagaaaatacacaaTATGATTCTTCAAATTGACGTTTTGATACTTTATGCAAATGAAATTAGATAAGTATGTTTTGATTAAACGAGATAAGATCAGGAGAAATCTAGAAATGTCAAAAAAaggaaatgtttcattttctgaAACTAGAATTTATTATGGTTTCAGTTTAATCTTTTTGCCATTCATTCTTACTGCTGAAAATATAGATCTTTAACTCTGTCCATTTTTTAAACATCCCGACAAAATATTAACCTTAAACTATTTCTTCAGGAAACACGTTAAAAGGCAGTAATGTACAGATTCAAAACATTTAACATACATAAAAGCATTAAATTCCCTTTATAGCTGCATatctgtttttcttatttttttttttttaaattatttcgattttaatatgacattgtcttttattgtaacatttagatcaaatatgatctGTTTCTTCGCGCATTATTTTTGGCAAAGACGGGCACCAGGGTGCAACCATTAAccctttcataagccagctgtATGGTTTTCTCACATGACAGAATTCTACAGCTGTTTAGCGCAAGTGATTGGAAGTTAGTGACCTTAACCTCCCGACCAAGGATCAAAAATGTAATTGaccatatatacatttactaatGAGTCTTACTTAATACTAATAAGTCTTGCTTATTGTCGACCACTGCGTGACGCATGATTTTCCATTTCGCTAACACAAACAAAATTCAAATTGAAGCAATCACCCTAAAgagctttttatttttttatgtcgGAATGTTTTAAGCTAcatgtaatttattgatatatagtATATGGATGTCAGTTGTGGGAGGTAGGTTTTAGTCCTTTTATGCTATAAATTTCTCAAACAAAGTGGCAAAGATTATTCTACAACTATGACTAACATTTGAtttcaaatttctaaaattgaaaatgaaatccAATCATGTCTTCAAATAAGGTTTCATTCTCTTATAATGGAAGCAgagaaatacatgtaatatatacatgtataccggAGAGGAATATTTAACCGGAACGTTTTATTAGTGCGACCACTGTTCATTTTAAGGCGTACGAAAGTCTAAACCTTCATTAATGTTATTTTCGGACATAAAGAATTATACATGCAAAACCATTCTGACAATCAAACGTAGATGTCATTAGATCTGTCTATCTGAAAACCAAAGTCAATGtctaaaacacagtatttcatttaaattgagATCCATCCACTGATGGtcataatgaataaaataatattgtcGTGTTTAGTTAAATTTATTCAACATGTATctatgtaaatttcaaaacagttttttcCGAACTGCAGCAATTAGGGAGAAACCAAAGCTTGAATTTAACATCAAGTATGGAACCTCTTGCCGAAAAACATTACTCTCTGCCAAAATAGAAAGCAAGTAAAATTTGCCTGCTTAATATACACAAATGATGGGGCGGTGGTCTAGTTGTTACACGcatgactgtcaatccagaggtccggggttcgaatcccggtcaagGCACTGAAAAGTTCTGAAATTCTCGTGAATGTCTCTTACCTCACTACGATGCTGTACTGGATTTTCCCAGGAAAGGCGATTTTgtatgtatcggtgctatacacaggATATGTTAATAaaacagactgtctattcgcaatgagctaggctaagttagacATACAAGCCTGTATCTAGAAAAAaattctctctatctgttctggaaGACTTATCTCACACTGCTCCTTAATCATTACATTTAAATCACTTCATTTTAGCTTCtttttttctacaaaacaaaTGGGTCATTTACGCTGAATAAGAAACTATCTCCCAGTTAGTCTGCATCAAAGACTTTGTAATTGCTCAGAATATCAGCAATGACGTGGTGCAGGCGAAACAACATTTTGATGCTTCACTGAGACTGACCAATATGATGCATGTATCTGCATTTAAGTTTCCGGCAACTGTTATTTTAAGTTAAAGAGACTAGCATAGCTTCGTCTATCGTTTAGATGATAGGTAATAGCCTGTATGAGCATGTATGTAACCAGCAATTGTTATCAATTTAAAGTCCATCTAAATGTTCCTGTTTTAAGAAAACTTGAACTTCTTATGAACATTTAATTCAAACAATAGAACAGAACGCTCTtactaaaaaggcaaatataggTATCTCATTTGACAATATAAATCAGGGGCAGGCAACCGAGTGCTGTAAGATTTGGTCTGTGTTAATACTGAGCTGTAAAGAATCAATGATctactttaaataaatttactttcACTGTAAACATTGTTGATTACTGATCGCAAATGTTTTCATCTAAACAATAAAAGATATCTACATTTTGGCAACATAACTTAAAATATCTTCTGCAGCTGCATATCAATATCATTCTGTACTTCTGAACTTGTCCGGTATTGTGTGTCTTTAATTTATGTTTCCTATATAATTATAACAACACTTTTGGAtaacttaaaaatgataattcCACTCGAGCGCAGATCTACGTATCGCAGAGTTTCGAGTTCGATTTTTGGGCGAAGTTcattttctccgtgacgattgatGTAAAGCATTGTGTCTGAACTCATTCGTCCAACGCcattgattcatgtggagaagttgacagttatttGCAGGGAACATGTTAGTACTGGTATAAAATGCAAGAAAGCTATTTAGAAACCGCCagccattatataactgaaatactattgcaagaaagaaatgaaaataataaattcaaACGTAGTTCTacttaacaatatattttttctttactgtTATCTTTAATTAGGACAACAGGGCGGGCAGGACTTTAAGTATCTGTGACAAATTGCGCATATTCATATCTATGTCCTTGTTAAACTTAACGACTTCTGATAATTGTCCAATTTACTACAGATAAGGTTTGCAAAGTCTTCGTACATATATTGTACTAGCTCAAGACATCATGTTGGAAATAAAGATATTGGgtgtcttttatttttgtttcatatattacGATACTTTGGGAAAACatcaaaatgataaatccaaacgATTTATGTTACATAGCGATGAAGATCTAGCGGCGGAATTTCTGGCTTTGAAGAATCAGGTTAACGCACAGGCCTCCAAAATAAGTAACCTGGAACTGCAGCTAATGCAAGAACAGTCTAAAGCAGGTAAGTATGCTTTCTCAAGTTAGTTttagtttctttattttatattgacTGAATTTTTATAGATTATCTATGACTTAGCCATAGCTGGAACTAATTGAATGTTTTAATATATGGCGGAGAAATGtattactttatcaaaaatactcagttatttttcaataaaattcagACATCGCTCCGGCCAAAGCTGATTTATTTACGGGTAGATACATATATTATTTCAGACGTAACTTCATCTTATATTCGTTGGGGTCGGACAGTCTGTCCTGGAAATGGTTCCACGGAGTTGTATAAAGGTAGGTGCCAGACACAATATTATTGTATTTAGTAGTATCTCTAAAATATCAGAAGCTGTTTATATCAGGTTAATTGGAcgtttaaacaaaaaacaaaacgcATTTTGTTTCAGTACAAGGGTACTTACCTTATATTGCCAGAAAGTGTTCATACCATTCGTTTTTCTGCGTTGAAAAGCagtctatgcttcaaaaggatgtTCTCACAGATTTTGTTTTCACGTTTAAACATCTAATTCAAAAGGTTAAAACAAACGCCTGAAAGGGCATTTATTTGCCTTTCagttattacatgtttacctataaaaAGCAACATCTTTGTCCTAAAATCGTTTCTGTAATTGTATTTTGtttgattattttgcattattacaTCATAAGCAACATTTAGTAACCAAGTAAATACATAGAAGAGTGGTGTCCTTGCTTTGGAAGAAGATGATAGCTCCTAGATTAAAGCCATCGTGATATTTTCACATTGCCAGGGTCATTATCACCCAAAGGCATCGCGATCTTCAATTTATTGACCTTTACGTATTATCCTAATCCGCGTAATATCATAGGCGTTCCGTAAAATGTTCTTTTGGAATTGTTAATGTACTGGAATGAACACAGAGCTACAACAAGTACGAATATTCTATAAATTTTGTGAATGCAATGACCAAATATGTAAAACTACATGCACAATAAATTTTACGTTAGTAGGCGAGTGAAAATTTCGAGGAGCGAGCTTAAGCGctccttttttatttcttttcttactAATCTGCTACCGTAAATGCTGTTAATGTaatcttttattttgcatgatgAGTTCAGACGCTTTTCACTCAAATTCAAAAGATGCGGAAAAATAATATAGggttctgattaagtttcataaccTGAAGCGTAAAGTTGTGTATTTTTCTTaagataaatttaaataaaaatatactatTAGGATCACAGCACAGCTATATTTTTAATACCTTTACCACGTGACAATTATCTGTAAATACAGCACTACGTACTTAGTTTATTACATaggttatttcatttttcaaagttaaaacatttgatgaggattaattattaaagtttaTATCTAGTAGTTAAGTGAAAATTTCGCGTAAAaccttttcatattttaatatcatattaagGAGTAATAttttaccagaaaatataaactaaaaacataatatttatattgtATAGGTTTTATGAGCGGGACTTTCTTGCCAAGTCATCTTCAAATCGGAAAAGGAGCGGGTGCCAACTTCCTTTGCCTTCCGGATACTCCACTTTGGGATTACTATACCAATACCAAGAACAACGACATCTTAGTGACAGGCGTAGAGTACAATTTCAATCCACACCTAAGCTCTGCCGAACAGATTAAGTTCTTTGGAACATCTATTGGGAGAAGTGAAGCTCCATGTGCCGCTTGCCAAGTAGCTCGTGGTTCAAACATCATGATTCCCGGAAGGAACGAATGCTTCGCCGGCTGGACGAAAGAATACAGTGGTTACCTTGTGGCCGGTTACCCGGGGTATGCAGATTCTTCAGAATACGTATGCTTAGACAGGAGACCGGAAGTTGTTTTTCACAGCGGAGATGCTATACAAGAAAACAATTTATACTTCGTAGAAAGCCACTGCGGTGGTACGCTAGCTTGTCCTCCATACGTTGATGGTCGAGAACTCTCCTGCGTTGTTTGTTCTAAGTAAGGTCGTATCTGTTTACCTGGcttgatatataatataaatattttactcttGCTCTGTGATTGTAATAAATATCACTGCAGAGTTAATAAGTGTTTGTAATGTTTTGTTTCTTGGGCAAACAAATGAGTTTCCGTATACATACAAAGGACACACCTGCTGCCCTGTGCAATTGCAGTGAGGTTATTCTAAACTAGAAAGATGTCAAACCGATGACTCTTGTacctttattttatcattatatacATTAACAAACCCTGTATCTCTGATTTGACGAAATTTTGATGCTAATTACTAGACTGTAGACATATTGCTGATACTTTGAAAAACACAGTCAAGTAATTGTCAGAAACACAAATTTACGGCAGTGATAAAAATATCTACTTAGCTGATTAGTGTTGAATTTCTCTTGTTACTTTACATAGACTATCAAACACGGGTATGACCAAAGGCCCATACTAAAGGTATGCATACCTATCCTGTAAGTATATTGAACGTTTTGCTGACGacagcttattttttttttaccattcttTCGCTAATGACTATTTAAACTAACTTTTTTCACCTTAAAACTAAATTGTATATATATCGTatgaaagataaaatataaatatggaAATTAAAAACATCACTACAGTCATATTAAGTGCACGGCAGACAAATCGCAAGCAAAAATGGAAATGCAAATGTCATCCGTATTCAAACATTTTCCGTGCAAAACTTATCAAAATGTACATTAATACATAAAGTATGCCTTTTGTCAGTCTGTAAAGTTTTGGCAAGGCGCTTACATCACAATATGGCCGGCACACTACCTCCTTATCCAAACGCTTTTATATATCTACGAAAAGGTACCATTGGAATAAATATAGTATGAATTCCGTTgttatgatatttcattttttgctGAAACAGCTATTTCGTTGGGATATGCATTGGTGGTGGATTCTAATTCTAAGTTGACAATCAGTGGGGATTTTATTTGTTCATGAGAATTTTATTCTGTGGATTGAGTAATTTATTAATCacgaatattattgattttacagtactttggTTTTTAATACACAATCCAACATCATTGTCCATACTGTAGACTTCTATATCAAAACATCTACGTTTAAAATGTCATATACAGTTTTTTCAGTATAAtgcaaaatcaatttaaaaagagTATATTTTTATCAGTAAGGACTGCACTAGGAAGATTACAGCCTTTTGAAAAATTCTAAGCATACTGAAATCCCAGCgtttaaagaaaaaatgcataCATACTTATTATGATTGGCTTCCTTACACtctatgaaaatgaaattaagtttATTCTGATAAAGAAAATAAGATCAGATGAAAAAAGGTCATGGCTTCAATTTACTAGATCGCCGTGCATTATTATTGCTGtacataatattatgaaaatacaGAATAGATGTCGTTCTtggaaaatatgaataaattataCCGTCGGAAAAATTGCTTCTAAAAGCATGTAAAATCTTTCTTAACAATACATATTGGATATCGACCATGTACGAGGTCTTTTTGTGTAGGAAGGACCAGCCCACCAACTTCGTGTAATCGCCCACGAGCTTTATGTGTCACCGATAGTGCATAGCGCTCTAAGGTGTTTCTTGAAGCTCGTAGGCAAGGCTTTCCTACATAGAATGTCAATGTAGGAGGCCGATTTGCGGCTTACACATCGTCCAACTACACGTCAGCTCGTGCCTTAAAATCTTGTCAATGATATCtgtgtaatatatatttacatatgttctgtgtattgttttttttgtctGCACGCTTGCATTTTAGTACCGGTATCATTATTGTAGTCTCCCAGATGAAGTTTCAGTTCCATGAAAATGCAAATGCCTCATGACTAAACACTTCAGCTTGTAGTTACGAATCAACAGAACAGCGTAAATTGGTCTTAATTTCTGATAACGTATTTCAGCCTGACTCCGGTGTCAAATACAAAGTTTAATTGTCCGTCTGTACGTTATTTCGCCAGTCCGCCTCACAATTTTGTGTACCCAACCTCTTCAGAATCTACAGTTTCATATCTTACTTGGTTATATGACAAAATGGATCCAATATGCAAAATACTGGACTGTCAGAAGCGCGTCTTACAGAACAGGCGCTTTCAATATATTATCGGATAAGCTACTGGTAAGTTCAAACCATactaaatgatattattttcgttTCTGTTAACTGGTTAATACAAGGTGCATAGCGAGGCGGAAGCTAAAAAATAAGGAAAACTtggtttcaatatgaattttatttgcaCTCGAAACTAttcttatttaagttattatcTCAATGGGTGACAGTGCCAAAATTTCCAAAAACATGTGTCCACAAAAATTTGAAATGCTTGCATTCGCTTTTCAAAACCAGCTTATTGTATTGCACAGAGAGTACTTTAATTTCTGTAGGATTTTTAAGACATAAAAGCATACAGATTGGAAATTATATACTGTTTACCAAAGTGAAAATACCATATATTGTGATAgagctaaaatttcatttttgtatttgtattgaaTGGCTGTGTAATATCTCTAAAGAAATCAGGGAAATATTCCTTTTTAATAGATAAATAAGTCatattgaaataaatcaaatgcATGTAGCAGAAAAAAATCAACTAGCCGCGGACACTTTTGCACCAAAACACTGAAGAAGTTGTtatgtgtcaaaatctaggacagaACTTTACCACCATATAAAACTTTATCtgtaaattttatcattaaatacaGAATTcatttgtcattcatacacatatAAAGAGtccaaaaacattattttatcttgtgatcaaaacaaacaaaatttggtGGTTGTTGCTACTTATATCTCAGTATTTCATCCGaaagcataaaatgaaatagaatagaCGTCGAgtacaaaattcaaaaacattgcGACAAAACTAAGGTTTATGTAAGTACATGTGTTTAAAACTGGGGCACCTTATTTGcagatgttatttttttttcttttcaagtagGCAGTAAATGCAAATTTCGTTCAATATAGAGGACTTGGGAGGCCCTCCCTCGTCTTGAAATTCAGGAATGTACTACAGTACAGCCTCTCAGAACTATTAACATTGGtcttataaaactgatttttatgCAGAGAGGGATCAACTTTTTGCACAAATATTCTTAAAACTGGAAacctaaacaatatttttcaagggaagttGTTGCTCTACGAAGGTGTCATTTCGGAAGTAAGACTacgcatgcaaaaaaaaatgtaaaatgttatgttaaatattttgcGATTACTTCAATATTGATTAGGCATCCAtacataaaactttgttttgttatcaattttcttttttattatcagtactgtgttatgatattggactgctttcagtGGGTTAAAGGGCCTCGttgccgaatggttaaggtcgctgacttcaaattagttgcccctcaacgatgtgggttcgagcctaactcggggctttgaattcttcatgtgaggaagctatctagctagcttacggaaggttggtagttctacccaggtgtccgctcgtgatgaaataatgcacggaggggcacctggggtcttcctccaccaccaaagctagaaagtcgccatatgacctataaaataattgtgtcggtgcgacgttaaaccaaaaataaaaaaataaaataaattcagtggTTACAGTAATGTATTTGTATGGAATCCAACTATGGCTAAACATTGGACTACATGAGTAAATTGATTGTGTATACTAttcgttttcctcgtgcagtccaatatcaAATAAACTGTCCAATATCAAACAAATATTGGACTCCACGCGGAAAATAAAGGACTGAGTCTCATTGAAAGCAGTCTAATATCAAAATTACTGTGCTGCGAGTACAAAGGATTGTCATTACAGTGTTTTAACAACAGTTATGACCTTTTTATCATTAAGATATAAGAGTATCATATGTAACCAGCTTACATAAATCACATAAGATGTAAGCTCATTGTCTGACCCTTCACCGATGGGAGTTCGTAACCTCGTTTAAGGTGACTTTCAGAGAAAACATCCTATATCTTACGAAGAGTATTCGAGATGATCAGAAAATTATCCGGTTATTTTCTCCAAAATTTAAAATGCTCTCAATTTTCATAGCAAACAAATCGAAGGTGTTTCATAGATAACATCGCGTTAAGATTAATTATAGACTTAATCCCTCTAGAACGGAATTGATGCAACACTTACATTTCATGTATAACTATTATTATATTGCATGTAAGATAATTCAAGTCACagttaaatttgaaattgaaattgtcCATCTGTAATGAAAATAATTGTTATCTTCGTCGTAAAATACATCAAGGGCGGATCCAAGTTGGGTGTAGGAAACTTAAATTCGACGAGAATACTTTATCGACAGCctaaaatttatatatcagtCAATTTAGCGTTTTGGTTTACTTTGCTTGCAAATTTTTAGTTTCTAAAGTGTAGGGGACCGAAAGGAAGACAAATAAAACGGTTTTCAACTCAAAGACTCTCAATTCCGTTGCTAACGAATGATCCCTTTGTTTCCCTTTTGTTTGTTGGGCTATCACGTAGGTCTATTCGTGCACGAGGACAGGTCTGAATAGAGTAACAGTAGACCCATTCACTTGCACAGATAGTCCTTTCCTTCTCATGAGATTATAATTGTTCACACAGGACACTCCGAAATTATAAAGACACAGGGGAAATAATAGATGTGTAATATACATAATCAGAACTATTTTAAGACAGAAAAGGTAGCCAAGCAAGACTAAATTTCCAAAACATATTCATCAACTAGTTTCGTATTGAGGAGAACATCTCATGGCTTTTCAAGAAGATGAACTCATCAAGAAATGGAATAAAAATAGTCAGAAAAAAAAGTTCtgctttgaaaattttagaagaaCTGAAAAGGAATTAAATTTCATCCTCGTATTAGATAATGAAATATAACCCCGTGCCA from Mercenaria mercenaria strain notata chromosome 11, MADL_Memer_1, whole genome shotgun sequence includes the following:
- the LOC123531074 gene encoding short-chain collagen C4-like, which encodes MLEIKILGVFYFCFIYYDTLGKHQNDKSKRFMLHSDEDLAAEFLALKNQVNAQASKISNLELQLMQEQSKADVTSSYIRWGRTVCPGNGSTELYKGFMSGTFLPSHLQIGKGAGANFLCLPDTPLWDYYTNTKNNDILVTGVEYNFNPHLSSAEQIKFFGTSIGRSEAPCAACQVARGSNIMIPGRNECFAGWTKEYSGYLVAGYPGYADSSEYVCLDRRPEVVFHSGDAIQENNLYFVESHCGGTLACPPYVDGRELSCVVCSK